Below is a genomic region from Ziziphus jujuba cultivar Dongzao chromosome 7, ASM3175591v1.
AAGCTATAGAACTTTCCTTAGCCTTCCAAATGAATAGAAAAGTAAACCATCAGAGCAAGTAGGATCTTTTTTCCCACAACATAGTCCCATGTGATTGGGCGATTAAAATAAGTTTCATGCACTTAATTCAGGTTTCAAGATTTATCAACCCTTTCTTACTGATGGTCTAGATGTTAAAATCTTTGCAATTGTGCTAGACCACCTGTATAGTACTCCGTCATCGCCCAGACCATAAAACTATACGTTTGACAAGTACATATTTTTGTGAATATTAGTTAGCAGCCAAAAATTGAGACATCGGGagcaaaaaaagtaataaaaaaataaaattaaaaaaagccgTCAAAACTATGTTTCTCTGGTCAAAACTATGCTTCTCTGGTTGGCATTTCATTTAAGACATATTGAAAGCTCAGAAACCAGCAGATTAAATTTTCTAAAGATGTTATCAAGATGACCAAAGCTACCGATTCcctaaatgtggcactaacacaTAACCTTGGAAGCACGGACTGTACACTTACCGTAGCCTAACGGCAGAATTTGTGCATCCACAAGTTCAATACAACATACAGAATATGTAGAACAATTACAGGATagcaatttgaaattttagataaattagataaaattttagtaattaGAGGATGGATAATATGTTGTTTGGCATCACAATCTtgcaaaagtaaaaaatttcatacctgGTTGATGAAAAGATAAAGATTGGAAGATGGAACaccatttttataaaataaaactatagtAAAGTAAGAACAGTAGAGTTAATGAGCTTACAACAAGTTTCATACCTTCTTCTACCAATGGGCTCTTACAAGCGGTCTCTAGTATTCTGGCATGTAGTATGGTATCCAAGATATCTAGCAAATTAGTATTTCCtacttcaaaaatattaaattgatctCAGAGAAGAAATTTCTTTACATATAAGTACCACCTGCCTTTTCTCCATGAATCAAACTTTCCGGTAGGAGGTACTAAATAGACAAAGTTTAATTCTTGAGTAATGAATCGTTCCCATCTCATTTTTTTATAACTACCAATAGTCACGACAAGAACACATACCATTCTTGAAATGATGAAAACGAGTAGCATCTCTCACAATGATTTCTCTACCCACTAGCTTGGATATAAATTTAATGGCAGAGTGGCAATCATTACAGACTCTGAGGTTCTTCATGATCCTTAGTGTGGTATTCTCCGGGGTACTTATCAGCCCAAATGCAATGGCAAGTTTCTCACTGTGATGTAAAAGTATGCGCTCCTTCACTTCTTCTTCAAGGTCATGTAATACTGCCTCAGTGTCAGGAATGAAACCCATCTTTTTAATCTCGTTCCATATCTTTTCCATCATCTCATAGATGGCATCTTTCTGTGGGTGAAATCCATCTTCTGCCGCAAATAGATGGACTTTGTTCTGAATCTGAATCCAACTGAAACCTTGCTCCTTCTTCACTCCCCTATCCTTCATCGACTTTCTAATTTTTGCAGCATCATCCCAATTTCTACAAGCTGAGTATAAATTAGCAAGGGCCGTGTAGGCTCCACTATTATCAGGTTCAATAAGGAGTAATCTTTCTGCTGCAACTTTAGCCAAATCAACATTCTTATGAACTTTAcaagaagataaaaaagaacCCCAAGCTATAACATCTGGTTCTATAGGCATAGTCTCAATAAAATCGAATGCTTCTTGAAGCAATCCAGCACGACCAAACAGGTCAATCATGCAAGCATAATGGCTACTGGTGGGTTCAATTTTGTGGATATTTCTCATCAAATTATAGTAGCTTTTGCCCTTCTCCACCAATCCTGCATGCGTACAGGCAGAGAGAACACCAACATAAGTTATTTGATCAGGCTTAATACCAAGTGTGAGCATTGTTTCAAATAGTTCAATGGCTTCTTCCCCAAGACCATGTTGAGCTAGTGCTATAATCATGGAAGTCCAAGACACAGTAAATTTGTTCAACTGTATCAGATTGAATACTTGCTTTGCAGCATTGATGCATCCAGCTTTGGCATACATAGTAATTAGACCATTGCTAACAGAAACTGATGACACTTCCCCTGATCTTAGGGCACTTGCATGAATTTGTTTTCCATGATCCAAAGAAGCTAAAGTTGAACTGACACCCAACATGGCTGCCAAAGTATAATTGTTTGGCTTGGGGCCTTCTCTTATCATTGATCTGAACAGCTCCAAAGCATCATTATACAGTCCATTTTGTGCATAACCTACAATCATGGCTGTCCATGCAATCACATCACGGTTTCTCAATGAGTCAAATATCTTTCTTGCTGGGCTTATATCCCCTAGCTTAAGATATCCATCTAATAGGGCTGTAAAAGCAATAACATTGAGATCTGAGGTCCTGCTGTCTACTAAAATCTTTCTTGCAATTTCAACACCACCAGAATTGGCATACATTGAGATCAGAGCATTTCCTACTTCAACAGAGGTATCAAAATTATTTCTTATAATGTGAGCATGGATTTGTTTCCCAAGTTGCAACTTCTCAAGATTAGCACAAGCTGACAAAACACTTGCCAAAGTAAAGTTATCTGGTTTTAAAGAAGAATCTTTCAGCATATTTGAGAAGACAGTGAGTGCTTCCACATCACATCGATGTTGATTGTATCCTGCAATTATTGCATTCCAAGAAACTATATTCCGTTCAGTCATTTGCTCAAACAGAGAGACAGCAAGGTCAAAGCGACTGCATTGCATATGCAAAGAAATCATAGCATTCAAGGTCAAAATATCTTTCGATCTCATGCTGTCAAATACAACTTTTGCAGTCATTGGGTCCCCAGACTTAGCATACATGTTTATCAGTGAATTCGCAACGGAAACGTAACTACTCAGCCCAAATTTAACAACAAAGGAGTGAATCTTCCTACCAATACCTAAACCTTCAATTGCAGCACAAGAGGCAAGAATATTAGTAACCGTGAACTGAGTCAGTGGAACTCTATTCCAAATCATGTCTACAAACATCCTAACAGCATTGCTAAAACGACCCATGTGATTGTAACCCACGATCATGGCAGTCCAGGAAACAGAATCACGTTCAGGTATCTCATTAAAAACCCGAATGGCCATATCAAACTGACCCCGTTTTGCATAAGCCGATAGAATGGTATTCCAGGAGAAGCAAGTCCTAAcaggcatttcatcaaacaaacGGTGAGCATCAGAAACAGACCCAGTTTTGGCATAAAAGTTCATTAGGTTATTCATCAAGTAGACGCTGAGATGAAGACCAGCTTTGATGACTAGAGTGTGGATTGCTTTCCCAGCAAAAGGGTCTCTCAATTTGAGGCATGTTTGGAGGTGATACGCACAGAAATCCGAAGATATCAAAACGGGAGATCTTGGGGCCTCCATTATCCTCAATGCTGCTTGTCAAAGACTTTCTATGTTGGTCGAATCACTTCTTTGTATGTATACCGTCCATTGATGAGTAAAAGCTCGAACCCAACATTTGGGCGGGACACAGCAAAATGGCATTGGCGGCGATAACGATACTGGTCAGTGGGGCAGAGAGCCGTTGGAAAAGCAACCACAATCCAAGTTGGGTTTAGGAATTTTGCCCCAATTGGGCCTATTTGTGGCTGTTGATAGAGGCGAATCAGGATTTTTAACCCCTCCCAAGATCCAAAAAAAAGCCCGTCCGATTCTAAGTTTTAGATTTTTCACTCATGGTACTTTTTTAACATTACCTTTCTCAAAATGTTCTTATTGTCTAGGACGAACGGAGTAGTTTTAATAgttaagtatttatttatattgtaaaaatataaatttgaatcatgaaaaaaaaaaattttagatagTTTATAAATAGGTGAattgtttaaagaaaaaaaaaaactatatttagcAAGTCTTCAAATATCTTATAATAactaaagaggaaaaaaaaaaaaagaaaaaatcttttaCTTCTCTCTCGCATCTCAAActacaaagaagaaaaatcatcatattatttttcttttctttccataATTTGTTATTCCCATAAAAatgattcttattttttttccccatatcaTCGAATTgttgatttctttattttttcataaagaATATCCAATTGCtgattctctttttatttttattttttattttaaaaaaaaaatcatttaagatgtcaaaaattaaattttttttttttttttatagagttGGACATAAAAACTTTTTTGCAGCTGAGTTTTCACTGTCTAATCTAATCATGTAAATCAGACTCCCTAATATGATCATGTATATCATATCTTcatatctcttttattttttttatttcttccaatAACTAacctatacccaaaaaaaaatatatatatatatctttcatttctctctctcccatcacaaacttcaaataaaaaaaaaaaaaatcatcctaattatttttctttttctttccataaaaaaatCGTTATAGTTgactatctttatttttttatttttttatatcatcTATTACTTCCCTTTTTctccattgaaaaaaaaaaaaaaaatggtccaagacataaaaattgaaaagtttaatgctttttttttttttttttttttttttttttgggtattggaCATAAAAGCATTTTCGCAGTTGGGTTTTCACTTTCCAATGGAGTCTTGATGAGATGTAGAAGAAGGAAACATTTTTGCTTGATCCAAAtgggaaaaaagaacaaaacataaaTAGACAATGTAGAAATTCTAACATTTAGTAGAAAATCCCTATTATATTTTGAGTGTCATTATATGTCACCATGATAGTGGGTCCAATATCtatatgatttttatgtatACATGAAATCTACTacgatatatattatttttactaatatatatacatagatccACTGTCATATAGAGTGGTGACAATCACCACTGATgacaaatatcatttttcttatattttataggTCAGAATTTATTTCTCTAAAAAACGTTGCTCTCTCTAATATAAAATCGAGATCTCATATTATATATCCTGATTCATAATAGTCAAAAAttcctattttaattttttttaaatgaactaATTAATCCTTTATTTAGAATAAATTAAGGTGATATTGTACTCAAACCATGTGTATCGGGTAGCATATTATATttacttattagtttttttaatttattttgattaagaaaatgaaAGGTTGATTTTGCATTTcagattttcttttaaaatccttaGTAAAACTTTTGCATTTTTCTCTTTAAGCTTTTTTATGCTCTTTAGCTGTCAAATTCAgcttacttttttaaatttttttatatatttgttaaaaaaaatttatttcaatcaAACCTCATCATTCTAGCAATGATCTATTGGTTGAAGCCTTAAGGATGATGTTGGTTCTCCTTCGATTTGACTATCTCACTAACCATCGGTTCATCAAGTTGACTAATCATCCATCTAGTCAACCATCACACCAACCATTAGTTTACTAAGTTAACTACTCGTTTATCTGACTGACCATGTTAGAGATTTGTCTAGAAGCCTGTTTCAGCTTAACTGTCTCTCACAAGTGGCTCAACTAAGTCAGGCATGTAGTTATGACAGCTCATCTTCTTATTGATAAAAGGTTGACAGCTAGCAGTCTTGCCAACTCATCAATTCGTGCAACTCAATGCTGGCCAATCATATGACAGTtgcatatattttgttattagttCGTTTTCTGTATAAATACAAGACAGGTGGTGTAATTCTTCTATTATGATTAATGAAATGGAAATGCTCTTGAGCTctctttacttttcttttttattttcttgatttcCAACAATTCTTTAGTTTCCCTGCCAACCAAGCAGTTTCATCTAACACCATTATTTCACAAATCACGTTCTAAATTTTCtattatggtatcagagcctcgGCCTATGGCTGAGCACAACTCGATTCTAATGGTGTCTCCCTTTCCTAGTAATAAAATCAAGCTTGATGACAACAATTACTTCATATGGAGGTCGCAGGTCTTGCCAGTTATCAGAGGTcacaaatttatcaagtttttgaaattttcatcctTTGAAGACTTGGTCAATGAAGAAAAACGAGCTCTTAGCTCAGAAGTTGATGTTGAAAATCCAGGCTCAAATCATAGGGATTTCATGCAAGATAAAGAGAATTGGTACATTCAAGACCAATTCTTAGTTGGATGGTTGAAAGGAACAATTTCTCCTGAGATTTCTAGTCATTTCATTGATAAAGATTCAACCTGCAAGCTTTGGAATGCAATTGAGAATAGATATGCAGCCAAATCATAGAGTCGAATTCTACATTACAGAAAATTACTACAAAATACTAAGAAAGGAAATCTGTCAATCGATGCTCTGGTATTAAAAATGAAAGATCTGATGAATAACTTGATTGCTGTTGGAGATAATGCTTCTGAGACTGATCTTGTGACATATATTTTTGGAGCTCTAGGCATTGATTATGACCCTATCTAAACAATTCTTGGAATCATGCCTGAACAATATACAGTAGAAGAGGTATAAAGTCACTTACTTGCTTTTGAATCTAAACTCGAACAGATACATTCAACAGCTTCTTTTACTCTGGGTGATATATCTGCTAACTACATACATGCTAAACCTCATGTTAATGTTGGACATACATTTGATGCGGTATtgcataataataattttggttCTGGCAAtgaaataccttttttttgcAATAATGTTGTTGCAAATGTGTCCTCTGttggtgaaaattttgaaaaacttgaaattGAGAGAAATTCAACTGGTGACAAGAGTTATGAAGGGTATAGAAATTATGGAAGAGGTGGAAATTCCAGAAATGAAGGATATAGACACTATGGAAGAGgtgaaaattttagaaatgtcAACATGATTGATCAAGATAGATCTGCATATAATAGACACACTGGTTACATACAGAATTTTAGACCACAGTTCTTTCGAGGAAGAGGACGAGGGGGTAGGAGTAGGCCTCAGTGTCAAATCTGTGGAATGCTGGGTCACATAGTAACAACCTGCTATTATAACACAGGAACATCCTTTGGAAGACCTATTACTCCAGTTTTTGGTCATCAACACAGAGTTCAGTCACCTGTTACAAGTGTGACATACTTTCCAGCATCTTTTGGTTCTTCACAGATCAATACTTTAGTTCCATCGTCTGGAGTCCCATATTTTCCTTCAAGTCAAATTCTACATAATTCAGCTCCTGGTGCATCTGTCTTTACTCATGGTAGTGCAACCACTAATAGTCAAATTGCCTCACCTCCTTTTCAACAACTTTATCAGCCTGGACACAACTTAACTGTTAATTTTGGTCTGCCAGTAAATCAGTTTTCTCAGTATCAAGCTTTCGTTGCTGGTATGCCTTACCTTAGAATTCCATTGTTGCCAACATAACTACCCCTATAACTATTGTAGATCCAAACTAGTACCTAGACAGTGGTGCCACAAACCATGTGGTCAATGATGGCAATGGCTTCGTGCAATACGCTGAGTACAATGGTAAGAGTCAATTACTTATTGGGAATGGTTAAGGAATAATGATTGTTGGTATTGGATATACTACAATATCTTGCTATTCTTCTTCTCAATTGATACTAAAAGATGTTCTTGTAGTTCCTCATATCTTTAAGAAATTGATTAGTGTCTCAAGATTAACTCAAGATAATTCTGTCATCATTGAGTTTCATTCTAACTACTGCCTAATCAAGGATACGCAGTTGGGAGTAGCCTTTCTAAGAGGCACATTTGAAGGTGGACTTTACAAGCTGGATGTATTGCAACTAGTGCACGGAACTACAGTAGCAGAAAGTGACTTCTCCCAACATCATTTGAGTAGACCACATATTGCTGAAAGTGTAGCTGCAACAAATGAAGCTGAATCA
It encodes:
- the LOC107425413 gene encoding pentatricopeptide repeat-containing protein At2g22070, which translates into the protein MEAPRSPVLISSDFCAYHLQTCLKLRDPFAGKAIHTLVIKAGLHLSVYLMNNLMNFYAKTGSVSDAHRLFDEMPVRTCFSWNTILSAYAKRGQFDMAIRVFNEIPERDSVSWTAMIVGYNHMGRFSNAVRMFVDMIWNRVPLTQFTVTNILASCAAIEGLGIGRKIHSFVVKFGLSSYVSVANSLINMYAKSGDPMTAKVVFDSMRSKDILTLNAMISLHMQCSRFDLAVSLFEQMTERNIVSWNAIIAGYNQHRCDVEALTVFSNMLKDSSLKPDNFTLASVLSACANLEKLQLGKQIHAHIIRNNFDTSVEVGNALISMYANSGGVEIARKILVDSRTSDLNVIAFTALLDGYLKLGDISPARKIFDSLRNRDVIAWTAMIVGYAQNGLYNDALELFRSMIREGPKPNNYTLAAMLGVSSTLASLDHGKQIHASALRSGEVSSVSVSNGLITMYAKAGCINAAKQVFNLIQLNKFTVSWTSMIIALAQHGLGEEAIELFETMLTLGIKPDQITYVGVLSACTHAGLVEKGKSYYNLMRNIHKIEPTSSHYACMIDLFGRAGLLQEAFDFIETMPIEPDVIAWGSFLSSCKVHKNVDLAKVAAERLLLIEPDNSGAYTALANLYSACRNWDDAAKIRKSMKDRGVKKEQGFSWIQIQNKVHLFAAEDGFHPQKDAIYEMMEKIWNEIKKMGFIPDTEAVLHDLEEEVKERILLHHSEKLAIAFGLISTPENTTLRIMKNLRVCNDCHSAIKFISKLVGREIIVRDATRFHHFKNGMCSCRDYW